The region CAGCTTGCAAATGCCGGTGTAGATTTCTTGATCGCTAATTCTGTTTTATTTGGCGCTGACGATTTTATGCTGGCCCATGAAAAGCTCGCGAAACTTGCAACCGTCACACCATAATTAAGATAGCTTCCTCTCCTTCGGAGAGCGACATATATGAAAATTGAGAGAGCAATCTGATATATAATTAAATTGTGCCCACCACAGACAGGAAAATTCAAAGAATAACGTTTTTGGGGTACGCCGATGCTAAAGAAGCGGACGATCCTTTCAATGCCGCTTACGAAACTGCGAAACTTTGTGCGGAAGAAGGATACACGATTGTAAATGGTGCGGGGCCAGGAATTATGAAAGCCGCGACAATGGGAGCCAAAAGCGTCGGCGGCCGGACGATAGGAATTACTTTTTACCCTAAGGATATTCCTGTTTTTGAGGGCAGAGATGAGAGCAACAAAGTGGATGAGTTGATTGTTACTGACAGTTATTTGGAGCGGACTTTAAAACTGCTGGAGGTTGGCCAGGTACACGTGATTTTTAATGGTGGGACAGGGACCATAAGCGAATTTGGTATGGCCTGGGGGCTGGCACGGCTTTATTTTGGGCATCACAAACCTTTAGTTTTGTACGGCGACTTTTGGCAAGACATTATTTTTGCTTTCACGAAAGGCATGTATATTCGACCGGAGGAAAGATTGGTTTTTAAGATCGTTAACAGACCGCATAAGGTGCTCTCTGCAATAGAAGAATTCGAGGAAATGATAGATAAGGAAATGCATAATCATGACCATCCGATTTTTCAGATATGAGTAAAAACTCTGCTCATGGGACAATTTGACGTAATTACAATCGGGGATTCGACAATCGACACGTTTGTAAGAATTCACGACGCGACGATCGAGTGCGACGTGAACAGCGAGGATTGCAAAATTTGTATTAGCTACGGGGATAAAATTCCGGTTGACTCAATTGCATACGGTGTCGCCGGCAACGCCGCAAATGTCGCAGTTGGAGCTGCTAAAATCGGGGCGAGTTCCGCAATCTACACAAACCTTGGGGATGATAACCATGGCCAGACGATTAAGCAAGCTTTGAAGGGAGCCGACGTTGCTTCAGATTACATCGTTGTCAACAAGGGTAAAAAATCCAATCTTTCGGTTGTACTGACTTTTCAGGGAGAGCGGACTATTTTCGTTTACCATCAGGATTGGTATTACAGGCTGCCGGATCTTTCCCCTTGTAAGTGGCTATATTTCACGTCTTGCGCGGCAACATTTACCGAATCGAATATTGTCGACGAAGTTTGTAAGTACGTCGATAAAACCCACGCCAAGCTGGCGTTTGCGCCCGGAACTTACCAAATGAAAGCGGATATTAAAAGATACCCCAGGCTTTTGGAAAAGTGTGATCTTTTAATCTTTAATAGGGAAGAAGCCAAGGAAGCCCTAAACATTGATCCCGTCGAGACTGTCCCTGAGCGCGATTTACTCGCAAAACTTTTACTTCTAGGTCCCAGGAATGTCGTGATTACAGACGGAGACGAAGGCTCGTACGCGACAGACGGCCAGACGAATTTTAAGATGGGTGTTTTTCCGACCCAAGTCGTGGAAAAGACAGGGGCGGGAGACGCGTACTCGAGCGGCCTTGTTTCGGCGCTGGCTCTTGGGAAAAGCTTGGAGGAAGGTATGCTGTGGGGAACAATTAACGCTTCTTCTGCCGTTAAGCATATAGGAACACAAGTCGGGTTGATGCATAGGGCGGATATCGAGAAACATGCCAAAATAGTACCGGAG is a window of Candidatus Curtissbacteria bacterium DNA encoding:
- a CDS encoding LOG family protein; translated protein: MPTTDRKIQRITFLGYADAKEADDPFNAAYETAKLCAEEGYTIVNGAGPGIMKAATMGAKSVGGRTIGITFYPKDIPVFEGRDESNKVDELIVTDSYLERTLKLLEVGQVHVIFNGGTGTISEFGMAWGLARLYFGHHKPLVLYGDFWQDIIFAFTKGMYIRPEERLVFKIVNRPHKVLSAIEEFEEMIDKEMHNHDHPIFQI
- a CDS encoding carbohydrate kinase family protein encodes the protein MGQFDVITIGDSTIDTFVRIHDATIECDVNSEDCKICISYGDKIPVDSIAYGVAGNAANVAVGAAKIGASSAIYTNLGDDNHGQTIKQALKGADVASDYIVVNKGKKSNLSVVLTFQGERTIFVYHQDWYYRLPDLSPCKWLYFTSCAATFTESNIVDEVCKYVDKTHAKLAFAPGTYQMKADIKRYPRLLEKCDLLIFNREEAKEALNIDPVETVPERDLLAKLLLLGPRNVVITDGDEGSYATDGQTNFKMGVFPTQVVEKTGAGDAYSSGLVSALALGKSLEEGMLWGTINASSAVKHIGTQVGLMHRADIEKHAKIVPELVATTF